The Pseudonocardia sp. HH130630-07 DNA window CCGTGCCCGTCAACGAGCTGGTGGATCTTCGTCGACAGCCCTCCGCGGGACCGTCCCAGCGCGTGATCTGCTGGTTCGGCGAGCAGATTCGTGTAGTTCGATCCGGCCCCCTGTGTCGCGCTTGAGGGTCGCGGCGTGCTGGTGGGCACGGATGATCGTGGAGTCCACGCTGACCGCCCACCCGAGCACCTCGGCGGCGTCGGCCTCGACCAGAAGAGCAGCCAGGATGTGGTCCCAGGTGCCGTCGCCGCTGTAGCGGCGGTGCCGCTTCCACAACGTCTGCCACGGCCCGAACTCGGCTGGGACGTCGCGCCAGGGAAGCCCGCACCGATACCGGTAGATGATCCCCTCGAGCACCCGGCGGTCATCGCGGAACGGGCGCCCGCGACGACCCTCGGAGGAGGGCAACAGCGGCGCCAGACGGGCCCACTGGGCATCAGTCAGGACAGCGGTACGCGGCACCGATCAAGCATCGCGCACCCCGGTCCGCCTATCTGGGAGACACGCCCTAGCCCTCCCGGAGCTGTGGAAGACCGAGTGACTCAAGCACGGGAGGGAACGGCCCGGCGAGCTGTCCGATACTCAACTCGCCGGGCCTGAGGCGACACGATGCCCGGACACCGGCCGACCTTCATACTCGGCTAACCAGTCCACGCCGACCTACTCCCCGCCCGGCAGCCTCATCCAGACCACGCCGTCCCAGCCGTTCGACTCCCCGTCTACGACGACGTCGCACAGCTGCCCCTGACCGGTCTCGGGCCGGTTATGCGGCTGGCTTCGTCCCCCCTCGGGACGGCGGGAAAGTGAGGGGCCTCCGCCGCCCCCACCCGAGCGCGCCACGAGACGCGGACAGCCCTATCTGGCGCCGGGCACGCGGTCCGTTCGGCGGCATTCTTCACTGGTCCACTCCGGCGACTCGATCGAGAGACTCCGGCCCGCCTGCACTACCCGGCACAGCGAGGCAGTCGGTGGCCCACGACATGATACATATGGCAACACAATGAGCCTTTTTCAACCTGCCGTTCCGGCAGCTCAGGGGCCTGGTTGTGTGGGTGCAGACGCCGAGCTGGCGAGCCGGTGACCTGTGCAGCTGTGGTCAGAGCAGTTGCGCTGCAACCTTCGCGATCTCCTGACGCAGAAGCTCGCTGGTCAGGTTGAAAAAGGCTCAATGACGTTAAATGCCGATATCCATTGGTTCGTTCGATGTAAAACTCGGATCCCCGAGCCTGTCGGAGTGGACGACACGCTAGCGCGAAGCCCTTCCGTCGTCTAACGTGCTTGACATGGCAACCATGTTAGGTGGTAAGGTTCCTCTGAGAGCGTGTTTGAGAAGGGTCGGCGTGTCTGCGCTGGATGCGTCCGGGTGTGGTCCATCGTGGAGGAGTGGCTCGGCGTAGGCGGCGGTACCCCTCGGACACCAGCGATGAGCAGTGGGCGTTGATCGAGCCGCTGCTGCCAGCGGCGGGGGCGGGAGGCCGGCCGGAGAAGCACGCGCGCCGTGATGTGGTGGATGCGATCCTCTACGTCGTGCGCGCCGGGTGCGCGTGGCGGGCTCTACCAGTGGATTTCCCGCCGTGGCAGACGGTGTACTGGTACTTCAACCGGTGGGAGCAGCAGAGGGTCACCGAGCAGATCCTCCCGATCGTGCGCCGTCAGCTACGCGCTGATGAGGGCCGCGACCCCGAACCCAGCGCGGGGATCATCGACTCGCAGTCGGTGAGGGGCGCTGACACGGTCGGGCGGGACACCCGCGGCTACGACGCCGGGAAGAAGGTCAACGGTCGGAAGCGGTTCATCGTGACCGACACCCTCGGCCTGCTGCTGACCACGATGGTGTGCTCGGCGTCGGTGCAGGACCGCGATGGCGCCAAGTCGATCCTGCTCGACCTCTACCTGCGCACGAGGGTGCGGTTCGTCTACGCCGACGCCGGGTTCGCCGGGCGCCTGCTGGACTGGGCGACCACGATCCTGCACACCAGCGTCGAGATCGTGCGCAAACCGCCTGAGCAGCGCGGATTCGCCGTCCTCCCGCGGCGGTGGGTGGTCGAGCGGACCCTGGCCTGGGTCACCGCACACCGCCGCCTGG harbors:
- a CDS encoding IS5 family transposase, with product MPRTAVLTDAQWARLAPLLPSSEGRRGRPFRDDRRVLEGIIYRYRCGLPWRDVPAEFGPWQTLWKRHRRYSGDGTWDHILAALLVEADAAEVLGWAVSVDSTIIRAHQHAATLKRDTGGRIELHESARRTSRSRAGTVPRRAVDEDPPAR
- a CDS encoding IS5 family transposase — encoded protein: MRPGVVHRGGVARRRRRYPSDTSDEQWALIEPLLPAAGAGGRPEKHARRDVVDAILYVVRAGCAWRALPVDFPPWQTVYWYFNRWEQQRVTEQILPIVRRQLRADEGRDPEPSAGIIDSQSVRGADTVGRDTRGYDAGKKVNGRKRFIVTDTLGLLLTTMVCSASVQDRDGAKSILLDLYLRTRVRFVYADAGFAGRLLDWATTILHTSVEIVRKPPEQRGFAVLPRRWVVERTLAWVTAHRRLARDYERHPAVSEAMIRWAAINTITRRIARGEPARRQQKYVVTPST